A single genomic interval of Alteromonas sp. BL110 harbors:
- a CDS encoding DUF1289 domain-containing protein — protein sequence MKDPKAQSQQLEFFEIPSPCVGVCESGPRGFCKGCYRSRDERLYWLKVDDATKRKIISACVRRKKAVMAKLRKAQELKGEGATEQFSLFDEPPERS from the coding sequence ATGAAGGACCCTAAAGCGCAGTCCCAGCAGCTTGAATTTTTCGAAATTCCAAGTCCATGTGTAGGTGTTTGCGAGTCTGGTCCAAGAGGGTTTTGCAAAGGCTGCTATAGAAGTCGAGATGAGCGACTCTATTGGCTTAAAGTTGATGATGCAACAAAACGAAAAATAATCAGTGCATGTGTAAGACGTAAAAAAGCAGTGATGGCAAAGTTACGCAAAGCGCAAGAACTCAAAGGTGAGGGGGCAACAGAACAGTTTTCTCTTTTCGATGAGCCGCCTGAAAGAAGTTAA
- a CDS encoding HDOD domain-containing protein, giving the protein MPLDKYVSYAAKSFTLPDICVRLRSTLDDPRSSIEDIAILVSADPSLTAKVLRLANSSLFRFPSQIASLTKAINVIGGEALYNLVIAETATTAFKHFDTILIDLDKHWNASVYCGMVAKSLAMRLNLRGAERFFVMGILQNLSELIIAKKEPKRYDDYRHAQKSELPHIEQLAHFGFTFAHCSGIILEKWHLPIGLYYPISFMNDEAKYSSDVDICVLALASRITLSQLDKESYADIELFTPEIANTVSLDMEVISNSIEYAEQETAKIVSLIH; this is encoded by the coding sequence ATGCCGTTAGATAAGTATGTTTCGTATGCTGCGAAATCGTTTACGTTACCCGATATATGCGTTCGCTTGCGCTCAACGCTAGATGATCCTCGTTCTAGTATCGAAGACATTGCTATATTAGTTAGCGCTGATCCTTCTCTAACTGCAAAGGTTCTGCGGCTAGCCAACAGTTCACTTTTTCGTTTTCCCTCTCAAATCGCGTCTTTGACAAAGGCTATTAACGTGATCGGTGGCGAAGCGCTCTATAATTTAGTCATTGCTGAAACGGCAACCACTGCTTTTAAGCACTTCGATACTATATTAATTGACTTGGACAAGCACTGGAATGCCTCTGTCTACTGCGGCATGGTGGCGAAGAGTCTAGCGATGCGACTGAACCTTCGTGGCGCTGAACGTTTTTTTGTAATGGGAATTCTCCAAAATCTCAGTGAGCTCATTATCGCTAAAAAAGAACCTAAGCGTTATGACGATTACCGTCATGCTCAAAAAAGCGAGTTGCCACATATTGAACAGTTGGCCCATTTCGGTTTTACGTTTGCACATTGTAGCGGTATCATATTGGAAAAATGGCACTTGCCTATTGGTTTGTACTATCCGATATCATTTATGAACGACGAAGCAAAGTACTCTTCTGATGTTGATATTTGTGTCCTTGCGCTTGCTAGTCGTATAACGCTTAGTCAACTTGATAAAGAAAGTTATGCTGACATTGAACTTTTTACGCCTGAGATAGCCAATACAGTAAGTCTCGACATGGAAGTGATAAGTAATTCAATTGAATATGCTGAGCAAGAAACAGCAAAAATTGTCTCGCTTATTCACTGA
- a CDS encoding DUF481 domain-containing protein → MFTKIFRPHLVVGALCICMCFSAHARDLIETLYHADFTPDADDEIPRFTLDGELGVLINTGNTSAASVKAAVNADHETENWSSLYFAELLYKESGTPTTERDISAQRFFTSAQFDYKLLTPGRRLFMYGDYEDDKFTGYEHRASLAAGWSQRVWRNEDSEFRYSVGPGYTFIEAEEDSDTIVNDGVIVRASAEYKYHWSSGAKLRQFVSTEAGEENTKSRSETSLSANVFGSLAMKLSFILSHETDTPEDVAALSTETSVALVYQFF, encoded by the coding sequence ATGTTTACAAAAATCTTCCGGCCACATCTAGTTGTAGGTGCTCTTTGCATTTGTATGTGTTTCTCAGCGCATGCAAGAGATCTTATTGAGACCCTTTATCACGCCGATTTTACTCCCGATGCTGATGACGAAATACCTCGTTTTACACTAGATGGAGAGCTAGGTGTTCTTATCAATACTGGCAATACATCTGCTGCAAGTGTTAAAGCGGCGGTAAATGCCGACCATGAAACCGAAAACTGGAGTAGTCTCTATTTTGCAGAGCTGCTTTACAAAGAAAGCGGTACGCCTACCACAGAACGCGACATTAGCGCACAGCGTTTTTTTACCAGCGCGCAATTCGACTATAAACTTCTTACGCCCGGGCGCCGCCTTTTTATGTATGGCGATTATGAAGATGATAAATTTACAGGCTATGAGCACCGAGCTTCATTAGCCGCGGGTTGGTCACAGCGTGTATGGCGAAATGAAGACAGTGAGTTTCGTTATAGTGTAGGGCCAGGTTATACCTTTATCGAAGCAGAGGAAGACAGCGATACTATTGTTAATGATGGGGTAATAGTACGCGCATCTGCCGAGTACAAATACCACTGGAGCTCAGGTGCGAAACTGCGTCAATTCGTGAGCACAGAGGCGGGTGAAGAAAATACTAAGTCCCGCTCCGAAACCTCACTTTCAGCAAATGTATTTGGCTCATTAGCGATGAAACTGTCGTTTATATTAAGTCATGAAACCGACACGCCTGAAGATGTCGCGGCATTAAGCACAGAGACATCTGTAGCATTGGTCTATCAGTTTTTTTAG
- a CDS encoding DUF481 domain-containing protein, producing the protein MKKQVLASLVAISLSPAVFAQDKEVKPFTMEGELGFISTSGNTETTSISAGITAHQELEKWSNDYALEGLYKKETTEDDNGEDVEYTSAQKFFGSAQGNYKLENPDNRLFVFASYEDDRFSNFNYQSTVAAGWNQKVLENDRHTLEYSIGPGYSFIETQEDENLDSMIVRASTAYSWKISDTAKFTQTVSTEVGSDNTKSRAESALTATISGNLSMRLSFKLDHNTNVDEDVEKLDTETAVSLVYNFF; encoded by the coding sequence ATGAAAAAGCAAGTGCTTGCATCTCTAGTTGCAATTTCTCTTTCTCCTGCCGTATTCGCTCAAGATAAAGAAGTAAAACCTTTTACAATGGAAGGGGAGCTTGGCTTCATATCTACATCAGGTAACACTGAAACGACTTCAATAAGTGCGGGTATTACTGCGCATCAAGAGCTGGAAAAGTGGAGCAATGACTACGCCCTTGAAGGTCTATATAAAAAAGAAACCACAGAAGATGACAATGGCGAAGACGTTGAGTATACATCAGCTCAAAAGTTCTTCGGCTCAGCTCAGGGTAACTATAAGCTAGAAAACCCTGATAACCGTCTATTTGTTTTCGCATCTTATGAAGACGACCGCTTTAGCAACTTTAACTATCAATCAACGGTTGCTGCGGGTTGGAACCAAAAAGTGCTAGAGAATGATCGCCACACCCTTGAATACTCAATCGGTCCTGGTTACTCGTTCATTGAAACCCAAGAAGATGAAAATCTAGATAGCATGATTGTTCGTGCATCAACAGCGTATTCTTGGAAAATTTCTGATACTGCTAAATTCACGCAAACCGTGAGTACTGAAGTGGGTTCTGACAACACGAAGTCACGTGCTGAATCTGCTCTTACTGCTACGATCAGCGGAAACCTTTCTATGCGTCTTTCGTTTAAATTGGATCACAACACAAACGTTGATGAAGACGTAGAAAAACTTGATACAGAAACAGCTGTAAGCTTAGTTTACAACTTCTTCTAA
- the serA gene encoding phosphoglycerate dehydrogenase — MSKVSLEKDKIRILLLEGVHQSALETLQSNGYSNIEFLKTSLPEDELIEKIKDAHFVGIRSRTQITEKVVDAAQKLVAIGCFCIGTNQVNLEATQRRGIPVFNAPFSNTRSVAELVLGQIILLLRQVPSKNAKAHRGEWEKTAVGSYEARGKTLGIIGYGHIGTQLSILAEHLGMRVQFFDIEDKLVLGNSTQVKSLEKLLNTSDVVSLHVPETPQTQYMIGEKELSQMKKGSILINASRGTVVDIDALAKALENGHLNGAAIDVFPVEPKSNTEEFESPLRAFDNVILTPHVGGSTQEAQENIGIEVAGKLAKYSDNGSTLSAVNFPEVSLPEHTGRSRLLHVHKNQPGILTQINKAFAEKDINIEAQYLQTNSEIGYVVVDVKEDRGYEALAELQQIDGTIKTRILH; from the coding sequence ATGAGCAAAGTTTCATTAGAGAAGGATAAAATCCGAATTTTGTTGTTGGAAGGTGTTCACCAAAGTGCTTTGGAAACACTACAAAGCAATGGGTACAGCAACATTGAATTTCTCAAAACCTCTCTTCCCGAAGATGAGTTAATTGAGAAAATTAAAGACGCCCATTTTGTTGGTATTCGCTCACGCACTCAAATTACCGAGAAAGTGGTTGATGCTGCACAAAAACTTGTTGCCATTGGTTGTTTCTGCATAGGCACCAACCAGGTTAATCTTGAAGCCACACAGCGTCGTGGCATCCCCGTTTTCAACGCGCCATTTTCTAACACCCGCTCGGTTGCCGAACTTGTTCTTGGGCAAATTATTCTTTTGCTTCGCCAAGTGCCAAGCAAGAACGCCAAAGCACACCGCGGTGAATGGGAAAAAACCGCAGTAGGCTCTTATGAAGCTCGCGGTAAAACTCTAGGTATTATTGGCTATGGCCACATAGGTACACAGCTTAGTATTCTTGCTGAACACCTTGGTATGCGCGTTCAATTTTTCGATATCGAAGACAAGCTAGTGCTGGGTAACTCAACTCAGGTAAAATCGCTTGAAAAGCTGCTTAATACCTCTGATGTGGTATCACTACACGTTCCTGAAACGCCGCAAACCCAATATATGATTGGCGAAAAAGAATTGTCGCAAATGAAAAAAGGCAGCATTCTTATTAACGCATCGCGCGGTACAGTAGTTGATATTGACGCACTGGCTAAGGCACTGGAAAATGGCCATCTCAACGGCGCTGCCATTGACGTATTCCCAGTAGAACCTAAGTCTAACACTGAAGAGTTCGAATCTCCGCTTCGTGCGTTTGACAACGTTATTCTTACTCCTCACGTAGGCGGAAGCACACAAGAAGCGCAAGAAAATATTGGTATTGAAGTAGCGGGTAAGCTAGCAAAATACAGTGATAACGGCTCTACATTGTCGGCAGTTAACTTCCCTGAGGTATCACTGCCTGAGCACACTGGTCGTTCGCGTTTGCTTCATGTACATAAAAACCAGCCAGGTATTCTTACGCAAATCAACAAAGCCTTTGCGGAAAAAGACATCAATATTGAAGCTCAGTATCTACAAACCAATTCAGAAATTGGTTATGTAGTAGTAGATGTTAAAGAAGATCGCGGCTATGAAGCATTAGCCGAACTTCAACAAATTGATGGTACGATCAAAACCCGTATTCTTCACTAA
- the rpiA gene encoding ribose-5-phosphate isomerase RpiA, with the protein MDQNAKKQAVAQAAIDYVEADSIVGVGTGSTVNFFIEELGKIKHKIEGAVSSSEASTERLKALGIEVFELNEVSNLSVYIDGADEVTEHKHMIKGGGAALTREKIVAGAATTFVCIVDESKRVPVLGSFPLPVEVIPMARSFVARELVKLGGDPEYRQGVVTDNGNVILDVHNLEILNPRELEQNINNIPGVVTNGIFALRGADIVLSATDSGVETFK; encoded by the coding sequence ATGGATCAGAACGCAAAGAAGCAAGCCGTAGCCCAAGCAGCCATCGACTATGTTGAAGCTGACAGTATTGTCGGTGTGGGTACAGGCTCGACTGTTAATTTTTTCATTGAAGAGCTAGGAAAGATCAAGCACAAAATTGAGGGCGCTGTTTCAAGTTCAGAGGCATCTACCGAGCGTTTGAAAGCCTTAGGCATTGAAGTGTTCGAGTTAAACGAAGTCAGCAACCTTTCAGTTTATATCGATGGAGCCGATGAGGTCACCGAGCATAAACATATGATTAAAGGTGGAGGCGCAGCACTTACCCGCGAGAAAATTGTAGCCGGTGCCGCGACCACGTTTGTTTGTATTGTAGATGAAAGTAAACGTGTACCTGTTTTAGGTAGCTTCCCACTCCCTGTAGAAGTTATTCCTATGGCTCGCTCTTTTGTCGCTCGCGAACTGGTAAAACTAGGGGGCGACCCCGAGTACAGACAAGGCGTTGTGACAGATAACGGCAACGTTATTTTAGATGTTCACAACCTTGAAATACTAAACCCTCGTGAATTAGAACAAAATATAAATAATATTCCGGGCGTAGTGACTAACGGTATTTTTGCGTTACGTGGCGCAGATATTGTGTTAAGTGCAACCGATAGTGGTGTTGAAACTTTTAAGTGA
- a CDS encoding 5-formyltetrahydrofolate cyclo-ligase, with the protein MQVSVSQEKQKARAQLRKELREARRSLPDEQHEEAAQCIAAQLNTLPFVKSANTVAGYLVNDGEVNLKYYIESTWQLSHKKFALPVLHPVCKGHLLFLDYTPHSQLINNKYNIEEPVLSCENVIPVTQFDVILMPLVGFDTSGNRLGMGGGYYDRTLSFTQRKLNTQSALNQHNPKLVGIAHDVQEVDALPIAPWDVPLDAIVTPSRTLIFTKP; encoded by the coding sequence ATGCAAGTAAGCGTTTCACAGGAAAAACAGAAAGCTAGAGCCCAACTTCGTAAAGAGCTTCGCGAAGCGCGCCGAAGTTTACCTGACGAACAGCATGAAGAGGCTGCGCAGTGCATCGCGGCTCAGCTAAACACCCTACCTTTTGTCAAAAGCGCCAATACCGTAGCGGGGTACTTGGTTAACGATGGCGAGGTAAACTTAAAATACTACATTGAATCAACCTGGCAGCTCTCGCACAAAAAGTTCGCATTGCCTGTGCTACACCCTGTATGCAAAGGGCACCTGCTATTTTTAGATTACACCCCTCACTCTCAGCTAATTAACAACAAATACAATATTGAAGAGCCTGTATTGTCTTGCGAAAACGTTATTCCCGTTACGCAATTTGACGTTATTCTTATGCCGCTAGTGGGGTTTGATACAAGCGGCAACCGCTTAGGTATGGGTGGGGGCTATTACGACCGCACCTTAAGCTTTACGCAACGCAAGTTGAATACTCAATCGGCCTTAAACCAACATAATCCAAAATTAGTGGGTATCGCTCACGATGTTCAAGAAGTTGATGCCCTTCCAATTGCGCCATGGGATGTGCCGCTTGATGCTATTGTGACCCCTTCTCGCACGCTTATATTCACTAAACCGTAA
- a CDS encoding ATP-binding protein, with amino-acid sequence MEAAALPKNEDERLAELLSYDVLDTEAEQLFDDLTTLASQICETPIALISLIDPDRQWFKSRVGLDAEETSREIAFCSHAILQEEVFEIPNATLDPRFHDNPLVTGSPDIRFYAGAPLITPSGHAIGTLCAIDRMPKTLTEAQKTSLQTLSKSVVAHLELKRKNRELERTSQFKSDFLSYVSHEIRTPLNAINTFSRLLEGEAQKLALPSSFTTPLSHVSQSGERLLEIVNSVLDIKQIEAGKMRVMARAVNTSDFFTHLFSLTKIRAEDSGIVFSTSIDKSVPDSLFFDDTKFGQVALNLLSNAIKFTNKGKSVRALVKYKGGKVVFNVIDEGIGISEDDQKRLFEPFERMGNAQEISGTGLGLNISRRLIELMDGTIKVSSKLNHGTRISVTLPADALSANQFVEAQPQSFVAQVNTDKSANVLVVEDHYINQVVIQTLFEKLGVSLSVVSTGEEGVEYAKSNPVDLVLMDLNLPGIQGDEATTQIKAHKPSLPVVALTADVITESEYLRERGLDDVLTKPIDNSELVRVLNHYLGQKNH; translated from the coding sequence ATGGAAGCAGCTGCACTCCCTAAAAATGAAGATGAACGTCTTGCCGAACTACTCAGTTACGATGTTCTTGACACTGAAGCGGAGCAGCTTTTCGACGACCTCACAACGTTAGCTTCTCAAATATGCGAAACCCCCATTGCACTTATTAGTCTTATTGACCCTGACAGGCAGTGGTTTAAGTCTCGCGTTGGACTAGATGCAGAAGAAACTTCCCGGGAAATAGCCTTTTGCTCGCACGCTATTTTGCAAGAAGAAGTGTTTGAAATCCCTAACGCAACGTTAGACCCGCGATTCCATGACAACCCTTTAGTAACTGGTTCGCCAGACATACGCTTTTATGCAGGCGCGCCGCTCATTACTCCATCGGGCCACGCTATTGGTACGCTTTGCGCCATCGACCGTATGCCTAAAACGTTAACTGAAGCGCAAAAAACGTCATTGCAGACATTAAGCAAATCAGTGGTCGCACATTTAGAGCTAAAGCGGAAAAATCGAGAACTTGAACGTACTAGTCAATTTAAGTCCGACTTCCTGTCCTACGTCAGCCATGAAATCAGAACGCCGCTTAACGCGATAAACACGTTCAGCCGGCTTCTTGAAGGCGAAGCTCAAAAATTAGCTTTACCGTCATCTTTTACCACCCCACTTTCACATGTAAGCCAAAGCGGCGAAAGGCTTCTAGAAATCGTAAATTCGGTATTAGATATCAAGCAAATAGAAGCCGGTAAAATGCGCGTAATGGCACGAGCGGTGAATACAAGTGACTTCTTTACACATCTTTTTTCGTTAACTAAGATTCGCGCAGAAGACAGCGGTATTGTATTTTCCACCAGCATTGATAAATCGGTCCCCGACTCGTTATTTTTTGACGACACTAAATTTGGCCAGGTTGCACTTAATTTGCTCTCTAACGCGATTAAATTCACCAACAAAGGGAAGTCTGTAAGAGCGCTAGTAAAATACAAGGGTGGAAAGGTTGTATTCAACGTCATAGATGAAGGCATTGGCATTAGCGAAGATGATCAAAAGCGACTCTTTGAGCCTTTCGAACGGATGGGTAACGCCCAAGAGATAAGTGGAACTGGCTTAGGCTTAAATATATCTAGGCGTCTTATCGAGCTTATGGATGGGACGATTAAAGTTAGCAGTAAATTAAATCACGGTACCCGCATAAGCGTAACCTTGCCCGCCGATGCGCTAAGTGCGAACCAATTCGTTGAGGCACAACCACAAAGCTTTGTAGCACAAGTTAACACTGATAAATCTGCAAACGTGTTGGTGGTTGAAGACCACTATATAAACCAAGTGGTTATTCAGACTTTGTTTGAAAAATTAGGTGTATCGCTTTCTGTGGTAAGTACTGGCGAAGAAGGCGTTGAATATGCTAAGTCTAACCCTGTCGACTTAGTACTAATGGACCTTAACTTACCCGGCATTCAAGGCGATGAAGCGACGACGCAAATAAAAGCTCACAAGCCAAGTTTACCTGTTGTAGCATTAACGGCTGACGTAATAACTGAGTCAGAGTATTTGCGAGAGCGGGGTCTTGACGACGTGCTAACCAAACCTATAGACAATAGTGAGTTGGTTCGCGTGCTCAATCACTATTTAGGGCAGAAGAACCACTAA
- a CDS encoding nucleoside hydrolase — protein MAHKIILDTDPGIDDAMAIFFAFQSPDIEVLGLTTVYGNVPVTMAAQNALTLCEMAGKDIPVTKGVGMPWVGPESTYAHFVHGEHGFGHIKPEAPKTELDPRSSAQFIVDMARKYPGEITLVAIGPLGNLALALRLEPELPKLVKGVSIMGGAAFVPGNVTPVAEANIWNDAHAAEIVFAADWELTMFGLDVTNFTPFSPAFVDKLEEKNNTLGGFVKESAQFYMDFYSQNREDRVCFFHDAFPIAHLRHPELFELTEGHVRVGTGTLDRGQTVVAPTGTTPSPLWNEANTIKVATKVDHQKLEQLFVDTYAL, from the coding sequence ATGGCACATAAGATCATATTAGATACGGATCCGGGGATTGATGATGCAATGGCGATTTTTTTCGCTTTCCAATCTCCAGACATTGAAGTACTTGGTTTAACCACAGTTTACGGAAACGTTCCGGTAACAATGGCTGCGCAAAATGCGCTAACCCTTTGTGAAATGGCAGGTAAGGACATTCCTGTAACCAAAGGTGTAGGCATGCCGTGGGTAGGTCCTGAGTCAACGTACGCACACTTTGTACACGGCGAGCACGGCTTTGGTCATATTAAGCCTGAAGCGCCTAAAACCGAGTTAGACCCTCGCAGCTCTGCGCAGTTTATCGTTGATATGGCGCGTAAATATCCAGGTGAAATCACGTTAGTGGCGATTGGTCCATTAGGTAACTTAGCCCTAGCTCTTCGTCTTGAACCCGAACTACCTAAGCTAGTTAAAGGTGTTAGCATAATGGGTGGCGCGGCGTTTGTACCTGGCAACGTTACGCCTGTAGCAGAAGCAAATATTTGGAATGACGCCCACGCGGCAGAAATCGTATTTGCGGCAGATTGGGAACTGACCATGTTTGGTCTAGACGTGACTAATTTCACGCCATTCTCGCCAGCGTTTGTTGACAAGCTCGAAGAGAAAAACAATACGCTTGGTGGCTTTGTAAAAGAAAGTGCTCAGTTCTACATGGACTTTTACTCACAAAACCGTGAAGACCGTGTATGTTTCTTTCACGATGCATTCCCGATTGCTCACCTTCGCCACCCAGAGTTATTTGAACTGACTGAAGGTCACGTTCGCGTTGGTACTGGCACGCTAGACAGAGGCCAAACGGTGGTTGCACCAACTGGTACAACACCTAGCCCACTTTGGAACGAAGCTAATACCATTAAAGTGGCAACTAAAGTTGACCATCAAAAACTGGAACAACTATTCGTAGACACCTACGCTCTGTGA
- a CDS encoding ribokinase yields the protein MAIINFGSINIDHVYQVDHFVQPGETLASTHYQTLLGGKGANQSIALAQAGADVRHVGSIHENDASFKQALIKKGVDCRGVKCSEVPSGHAIIQVTPSGENAIVLFGGANQTITAKTVMQALDDTRPSDWVLTQNETSSIEEVLRQAKEKQLKVAFNPAPMSESVKQLPLECVDLLIVNETEAAAITGKEEFEDIVTVFKEQWSHCEVIITLGKAGVMMLRKDEVIEVNAFSVDAVDTTAAGDTFIGYFLSAYSNHTDAKQALRRGCAASAIAVTREGAAQSIPTQKEVDRFLAKHAN from the coding sequence ATGGCAATAATAAATTTTGGCTCTATAAATATTGACCACGTTTATCAGGTAGACCACTTTGTACAACCTGGGGAAACGTTGGCCTCAACCCATTACCAAACTTTACTAGGTGGTAAGGGTGCAAACCAGTCGATTGCTTTAGCGCAAGCAGGTGCAGACGTACGACACGTCGGCAGCATTCACGAAAACGACGCCTCTTTCAAACAAGCCCTTATTAAAAAAGGGGTAGATTGTCGTGGTGTTAAGTGTTCAGAAGTCCCTTCTGGTCACGCTATCATTCAAGTTACGCCTAGCGGCGAAAATGCCATTGTGCTTTTTGGTGGTGCTAACCAAACCATTACAGCCAAAACGGTAATGCAAGCGTTAGACGATACTCGCCCCTCAGATTGGGTACTAACCCAGAACGAAACCAGCAGCATTGAAGAAGTACTTCGCCAAGCAAAAGAAAAGCAGCTAAAGGTCGCCTTTAACCCAGCCCCTATGAGCGAGTCGGTTAAGCAGCTACCACTGGAATGCGTTGATTTACTTATTGTCAACGAAACAGAAGCGGCAGCCATAACTGGCAAGGAAGAATTTGAAGATATTGTGACAGTGTTTAAAGAACAATGGTCACACTGCGAAGTTATCATTACACTGGGTAAAGCAGGCGTAATGATGCTGCGTAAAGACGAAGTAATAGAAGTAAACGCTTTTTCTGTAGATGCAGTTGATACAACTGCAGCAGGCGATACCTTTATCGGTTATTTTTTATCTGCCTACAGTAACCACACCGACGCTAAACAGGCGTTGCGTCGTGGCTGTGCCGCTTCAGCGATTGCAGTAACTCGTGAAGGCGCAGCACAAAGTATTCCAACACAAAAAGAAGTGGATCGTTTCTTAGCGAAACACGCCAACTAG
- a CDS encoding UPF0149 family protein, whose product MEKQLDYDSVTNKLSQQSIIVDAAEVHGILTGMLCGGMSLTDQKWLEALSETINQGDAFSDQIQHLLNTLFNQTCQQLLEPEFALSLLLPEDHAPINDRGAALINWVQGFMLGFGLHQQDLVQCSDDVKEALEDFSDISRMEEPMDADEESEKALFEVEEYVKISAILCFSELGQSLLDDQQDTPSVH is encoded by the coding sequence GTGGAAAAACAGCTCGATTACGATAGCGTAACTAATAAATTGTCACAGCAAAGTATCATTGTAGATGCGGCAGAAGTGCACGGCATTCTGACCGGAATGCTTTGTGGTGGCATGTCACTGACCGATCAAAAGTGGTTGGAAGCCCTAAGTGAAACCATCAATCAAGGTGATGCGTTTAGCGATCAAATTCAACATCTCCTCAATACGCTTTTCAATCAAACCTGTCAGCAGTTGTTAGAGCCTGAATTTGCGCTTAGCTTATTGCTTCCAGAAGACCACGCGCCTATTAACGACCGGGGTGCTGCGCTTATTAACTGGGTGCAGGGCTTTATGCTTGGTTTTGGTTTACACCAGCAAGATTTAGTGCAGTGTTCTGACGATGTCAAAGAAGCCCTTGAAGATTTCTCTGATATTTCTCGTATGGAAGAACCGATGGATGCTGATGAAGAATCTGAAAAAGCGCTCTTTGAAGTGGAAGAGTACGTGAAAATCTCAGCTATTTTATGCTTCAGTGAACTTGGTCAATCACTTCTTGATGATCAACAAGACACGCCATCCGTACACTAA
- the pepP gene encoding Xaa-Pro aminopeptidase, which produces MISAQEFIARQDRLLAQCQPNSVCIVPAAGLVTRSRDTEYIFRQDSDFWYLTGFEEPDAWLILSNHPRYGESYRAMVVQEKDKSAEIWHGKRVGAEAALSRFSLDEAFNTHELEEALLASIQGQDNVYFALGHNERHDRLFTEALNTLREAPKESLAPSAVHDLRPQLHEMRLFKSACEVAMMKAAGDISARAHKRAMKFAAPGCYEYQLEAEIHHEFAMAGARSPAYSTIVGSGDNACILHYTQNNAQVNDGDLILIDAGAEYQGYAADITRTFPANGKFSHAQREIYSVVLKAQKSVLDMLAPGVTLSEAMLHSVEIITQGLVDLGVLEGSVAENLENESWRQFYMHGLGHFLGLDVHDVGNYKIDGEDRPLKPGMVITVEPGIYISQDSEAPEKYKSIGVRIEDDAVITASGVEILTSEVPKEIDEIESLMAKN; this is translated from the coding sequence ATGATTAGCGCTCAAGAGTTTATTGCCAGACAAGACAGGCTGCTGGCACAGTGTCAACCAAACAGTGTGTGTATAGTGCCTGCCGCGGGGTTAGTAACGCGAAGCCGAGACACCGAGTATATCTTTAGGCAAGACAGCGACTTTTGGTATTTAACGGGGTTTGAAGAGCCTGATGCATGGTTAATATTGTCTAATCATCCTCGTTACGGCGAGAGTTATCGGGCTATGGTGGTTCAGGAAAAAGACAAAAGCGCTGAAATTTGGCACGGTAAGCGAGTCGGTGCTGAAGCTGCGCTTTCCCGATTTAGCCTAGATGAAGCGTTTAATACGCATGAATTAGAAGAGGCCTTGTTGGCGTCCATTCAAGGTCAAGATAATGTGTATTTTGCTTTAGGTCATAACGAACGTCACGACCGACTATTTACTGAAGCCCTTAATACTTTGCGTGAAGCGCCAAAAGAATCATTAGCGCCTAGCGCGGTACACGATTTACGCCCCCAACTGCATGAAATGCGACTGTTTAAGTCTGCCTGTGAAGTGGCAATGATGAAAGCGGCGGGTGACATAAGTGCCCGAGCTCATAAACGGGCTATGAAATTTGCTGCGCCTGGATGTTACGAGTATCAACTAGAAGCCGAAATTCACCACGAGTTTGCCATGGCGGGGGCCCGTTCTCCGGCCTACAGCACTATTGTAGGAAGCGGTGATAATGCTTGTATTTTGCATTACACACAAAACAATGCACAGGTAAATGACGGTGATTTGATCTTGATCGATGCCGGTGCTGAATATCAAGGCTATGCTGCAGACATTACCCGAACGTTTCCTGCAAATGGTAAGTTCAGTCACGCTCAGCGCGAAATTTACAGCGTTGTATTAAAAGCGCAAAAAAGCGTACTGGATATGTTAGCGCCCGGCGTAACGCTTTCTGAAGCAATGCTTCACAGCGTGGAAATTATTACCCAAGGTTTAGTTGACCTTGGTGTTTTAGAAGGTAGTGTGGCAGAGAATCTTGAGAACGAAAGCTGGCGCCAGTTTTATATGCATGGGTTAGGTCACTTCCTAGGACTTGATGTGCACGATGTCGGTAACTATAAGATTGACGGCGAGGACCGCCCATTGAAGCCTGGAATGGTTATAACGGTAGAGCCCGGTATCTATATCAGTCAAGACAGTGAAGCGCCTGAAAAGTACAAGAGTATAGGTGTGCGTATTGAGGACGATGCGGTTATTACAGCGTCGGGCGTAGAAATTCTGACCTCTGAAGTGCCTAAAGAGATTGATGAAATCGAATCACTAATGGCGAAAAATTAG